In Vagococcus luciliae, one genomic interval encodes:
- a CDS encoding DMT family transporter → MDWIILIVAGIFEMFGVAMINRLSIKRTFSTILLMIIGFSFSFFLLSLSLKTIPMGTGYAIWTGIGVIGSTFIGMIYFNESKNWKRLLCILVILLSAIGLKIIG, encoded by the coding sequence ATGGATTGGATAATATTGATTGTCGCAGGGATATTTGAAATGTTTGGTGTCGCAATGATTAATCGCTTGTCAATAAAACGAACTTTTTCGACTATTTTACTAATGATTATAGGGTTTAGTTTTAGTTTTTTCTTACTCAGTCTTTCATTAAAAACCATTCCCATGGGAACTGGTTATGCTATTTGGACAGGTATTGGTGTTATTGGGAGTACCTTTATAGGGATGATTTATTTTAACGAATCAAAAAATTGGAAACGATTATTGTGTATCTTAGTCATTCTATTATCGGCAATCGGATTAAAAATAATTGGATAA
- a CDS encoding DMT family transporter, which yields MKKEWLKVVTAAMLEIFWVIGLTHSTTLFQWGLTILLIIISNGLMISATSKLPTGTVYAVFVGLGTVGIVLSDALFFGATLNWLKLLLILLLVSGVVGLKLLTPEKNVTEEK from the coding sequence ATGAAAAAAGAATGGTTAAAGGTCGTAACAGCCGCAATGTTAGAAATATTTTGGGTCATTGGGTTAACTCACTCAACAACTCTTTTTCAGTGGGGATTGACTATCTTACTCATTATTATCAGTAATGGGTTGATGATTTCAGCAACTTCTAAACTACCTACTGGAACAGTTTATGCTGTATTTGTCGGACTTGGAACAGTAGGAATTGTTTTATCAGACGCTCTATTTTTCGGAGCAACACTAAATTGGCTAAAATTATTACTTATTTTATTATTGGTTAGTGGTGTTGTTGGTCTAAAACTTTTAACGCCAGAAAAAAACGTTACGGAGGAAAAATAA
- a CDS encoding DUF3885 domain-containing protein, with the protein MTKYLTSESLENLFSYHTSVYLHPDMYQFLDDGSYNEDMFFLIYTKLKRILLDLLSEDDKVILLINKYPINSKKRVDKIMHKCIKHVNKIKLSEQTCSYIEYGVTKVVHQLKVETTCNNIKWKQLILSLINQDFPDRKPQFKIKNSFEMPEIYIISPTSDTMIHIYDDRGYDLYSHDKKRIEQLIK; encoded by the coding sequence ATGACAAAATATTTAACATCGGAGTCCTTAGAGAATCTGTTTTCTTATCATACATCAGTTTATTTACATCCTGATATGTATCAGTTTTTAGATGATGGCTCTTATAACGAAGACATGTTTTTCTTAATATATACAAAATTGAAACGTATTCTATTGGATTTGTTATCTGAAGACGATAAAGTGATTCTTCTGATTAATAAGTATCCGATAAATAGTAAAAAAAGAGTCGATAAAATCATGCATAAATGTATCAAGCATGTTAATAAAATAAAGTTATCTGAACAAACATGTAGCTATATAGAATACGGTGTAACTAAAGTTGTCCATCAATTGAAAGTAGAAACGACTTGTAACAATATAAAATGGAAACAACTAATCCTTAGTCTGATTAATCAAGATTTTCCAGATAGAAAACCACAGTTTAAAATAAAGAATTCTTTTGAAATGCCTGAAATATACATCATTAGCCCGACAAGTGACACGATGATACATATATATGATGATAGGGGTTATGACTTATATAGTCATGATAAGAAAAGAATCGAGCAATTAATCAAATAA
- the wecB gene encoding non-hydrolyzing UDP-N-acetylglucosamine 2-epimerase → MLVFGTRPEAIKMCPLVNELEKQDDFETVVCVTGQHREMLDQVLSVFNVVPQYDLNIMKSQQDLFDVTTNILEKIKPILLKEKPDMVLVHGDTSTSYASSLASFYLQIPVGHVEAGLRTHNIFSPFPEEFNRQSISLMSSVDFAPTNQAKETLLKEGKKEDTIFVTGNTAIDALKTTVKEEYTSDILDWIGNSRLIVLTAHRRENQGKPMKEMFQAIKRVVDKHEDVKVVYPIHMNPSIQTLAKEIFGQTNRIKLIPPMDVIDFHNLLAKSYLIITDSGGIQEEAPSLGKPVLVMRDTTERPEGIKAGTLRLVGTKEEVIYEALDDLLTNEETYVKMSTASNPYGDGTASQQIVSVLKNKL, encoded by the coding sequence ATGTTAGTGTTTGGCACACGGCCAGAAGCCATAAAAATGTGCCCACTTGTTAATGAATTAGAAAAACAGGATGATTTTGAAACGGTCGTCTGTGTGACAGGACAACATAGAGAAATGCTGGATCAAGTATTGAGTGTGTTTAATGTGGTACCTCAATATGATTTGAATATTATGAAATCACAACAAGATTTATTTGATGTGACAACAAATATTTTAGAAAAAATTAAACCAATATTGTTAAAAGAAAAACCTGATATGGTATTGGTTCATGGTGATACGAGCACATCTTATGCATCATCTTTAGCATCATTTTATTTACAAATTCCTGTTGGGCATGTCGAAGCAGGACTTAGAACGCATAATATTTTTTCTCCATTTCCTGAAGAGTTTAATAGACAATCAATTAGTTTGATGTCATCAGTTGATTTTGCGCCAACCAATCAAGCAAAGGAAACGTTGCTTAAGGAAGGGAAAAAAGAAGACACTATATTTGTCACTGGTAACACGGCAATTGATGCATTGAAAACAACTGTTAAAGAAGAATACACAAGTGACATTTTAGATTGGATTGGTAATAGTCGCTTGATTGTATTGACAGCTCATAGACGAGAAAATCAAGGAAAGCCAATGAAAGAAATGTTTCAAGCCATCAAACGAGTGGTCGATAAACACGAAGACGTTAAAGTGGTGTATCCAATTCATATGAATCCATCCATTCAAACCCTTGCAAAAGAAATATTTGGTCAGACAAACCGAATCAAATTAATTCCGCCAATGGATGTGATTGATTTTCATAATTTACTTGCTAAAAGTTATTTGATTATAACCGATAGTGGTGGAATACAAGAAGAAGCCCCATCGCTTGGTAAACCTGTATTAGTCATGCGTGACACAACAGAAAGACCTGAGGGAATAAAAGCAGGGACATTAAGATTAGTTGGGACAAAAGAAGAGGTCATTTATGAAGCACTGGATGACTTACTAACAAATGAAGAGACTTATGTAAAAATGTCGACTGCGAGCAATCCGTATGGTGATGGGACAGCTTCACAACAAATTGTAAGTGTCTTAAAGAATAAACTATAA
- a CDS encoding RNA polymerase sigma factor encodes MTDEEYLTSLLNKDEEALSQLMDTCTKLLWAVGSKYLNHQQGMGIQDIEELVSDVFIRLWKNPKGFDPSKGTLKTYLCMMTRSMALNKLKQVAKDVTVELDDSITATLTKEESNMDWQTFYQAIMTLGEPMREIIIKRYFYEMKPKEIQEKTGYDSKLIDNKLYQGKKQLQKQFKELGGEIG; translated from the coding sequence ATGACAGATGAAGAATACCTGACTAGCTTGCTTAATAAAGATGAAGAAGCATTGAGTCAGTTGATGGATACATGCACGAAGCTATTGTGGGCAGTTGGTTCAAAATATTTAAATCATCAGCAAGGAATGGGGATTCAAGACATTGAGGAATTAGTCAGTGATGTATTTATTAGATTGTGGAAAAATCCAAAGGGGTTTGATCCAAGTAAAGGCACGTTAAAAACGTATCTATGTATGATGACACGAAGTATGGCATTAAATAAACTGAAACAAGTAGCTAAAGATGTGACAGTAGAGTTAGATGATAGTATCACAGCCACATTAACAAAAGAGGAAAGTAATATGGATTGGCAAACTTTTTATCAAGCAATTATGACACTTGGAGAACCTATGCGTGAAATTATTATTAAACGTTATTTCTATGAAATGAAACCAAAGGAGATTCAGGAAAAAACAGGTTATGACTCAAAACTAATTGATAATAAATTGTATCAAGGTAAGAAACAACTACAAAAACAGTTTAAAGAATTAGGAGGAGAAATCGGATGA
- a CDS encoding DUF4179 domain-containing protein, whose product MNKYQKEPFEELTDEQLDELLAQMNQEMPHDSKEKIKQTVFENINKETEKIKPLKPKKKKWAAILGAVAVLSLMVGYTQLDTIKAAYTKVFGTEADKILVEAEKLNYSVEDQGLRLTAKNTFKDGNTTYVLMELKDLTGDRLSEDTSIEDWSMLNGGNTRVINYDEKTKTATLLVSSVSWEEHKDTGFMLKRFVSHRKEMKNTVAIDWQKKLVTDVKWKKYDGEKGYGGGYDEDALKKVNKTLEELNSEYLPDNGLSIGLIPNEDVFVENMAYKDGLLHVLAKYPNTAEFSYLFLELQSKDSKNVISSVASYSVYSNETHNNETGRSDYEEFVFDIKESDLQNYDLTVEVGKNQTVVSGNWAIKLKEPKEIEKKSIKRYDT is encoded by the coding sequence ATGAATAAATACCAAAAAGAACCATTTGAAGAATTAACAGATGAGCAGTTAGATGAGTTGTTAGCACAAATGAATCAAGAGATGCCACACGATTCGAAAGAAAAAATCAAACAAACAGTGTTTGAAAACATTAACAAAGAAACAGAAAAAATCAAACCATTAAAACCTAAAAAGAAAAAATGGGCAGCTATCCTTGGGGCAGTGGCGGTGCTTAGTTTAATGGTTGGTTATACGCAGTTAGATACGATAAAAGCAGCTTATACCAAAGTTTTTGGTACAGAAGCAGATAAGATATTAGTAGAGGCAGAAAAACTTAATTATTCAGTAGAAGATCAAGGATTGAGATTAACAGCAAAAAATACCTTCAAAGATGGTAATACTACCTATGTTTTAATGGAATTAAAAGATTTAACAGGAGATAGATTATCAGAAGATACAAGTATTGAGGATTGGTCAATGTTAAATGGTGGAAACACCCGTGTCATTAATTATGATGAAAAAACAAAGACAGCGACGTTATTAGTAAGTTCTGTATCATGGGAAGAACATAAGGATACAGGGTTTATGTTGAAACGTTTTGTCTCACATCGTAAGGAGATGAAAAATACTGTTGCGATTGATTGGCAAAAAAAATTAGTAACAGATGTTAAATGGAAAAAATATGATGGAGAGAAAGGGTATGGGGGAGGATATGATGAAGACGCGTTGAAAAAGGTGAATAAAACTCTTGAGGAATTAAATTCTGAGTACTTACCTGACAATGGGTTATCTATCGGGTTAATTCCGAATGAAGATGTATTTGTTGAAAACATGGCATATAAAGATGGTCTATTACATGTATTAGCAAAATATCCAAATACGGCAGAGTTTAGTTATTTATTTTTAGAATTACAGTCAAAAGATAGTAAAAACGTGATATCTTCTGTCGCAAGTTATTCAGTTTATAGTAATGAAACCCATAATAATGAAACAGGACGAAGTGATTATGAGGAATTTGTTTTTGATATAAAAGAATCAGATCTACAAAATTATGATTTAACAGTAGAGGTTGGAAAAAATCAGACAGTTGTTTCTGGTAATTGGGCGATAAAATTAAAAGAACCAAAAGAAATAGAAAAAAAAAGCATTAAAAGATATGACACTTAA
- a CDS encoding DUF1827 family protein, whose protein sequence is MKLIDVTNSYATLVSKQLENTDARFVSVYSLGKTLVIHSTANTHIDVVLVNKTRDIKDLELNAVLEELLHTTMDNPELEIIRTHGVVEVEIPVKPKKTKKIS, encoded by the coding sequence ATGAAATTGATTGACGTTACAAACAGTTATGCTACTTTGGTTTCTAAACAATTGGAAAACACAGATGCTAGATTTGTCAGTGTCTATTCATTAGGTAAAACATTAGTGATTCACAGTACAGCAAACACTCATATCGATGTTGTTTTAGTTAATAAGACACGTGATATTAAAGATTTAGAACTAAATGCTGTATTAGAAGAACTATTACATACCACAATGGATAATCCAGAGTTAGAAATCATTCGAACACACGGTGTTGTAGAAGTTGAAATTCCTGTCAAACCGAAAAAAACAAAAAAAATTAGTTAA
- a CDS encoding ATP-dependent Clp protease ATP-binding subunit, translating to MLCKNCKKNDATIHLHATLNGEQQQIDLCQQCYRDLKSQEDQMNREKFAQDPYGFGQLNDFFKQLAQQSMKQQPTMKSQQGGGGNSSILAEYGENLTQLAREGKIDPVIGRDDEIKRVIEILNRRTKNNPVLIGEPGVGKTAVVEGLALSIISGDVPSKLENKEVIRLDVVSLVQGTGIRGQFEERMKQLITELKSQKNIILFIDEIHEIVGAGSVSDGSMDAGNILKPALARGELQLVGATTFNEYRIIEKDAALERRLQPVTVDEPTIDETIHILKGIQEKYEQYHHVKYTEEAIEGAVHLSNRFIQDRHLPDKAIDLLDETGSKKNLTIPSIDPKILDSRIARAEANKQIASEEEDFEKAAYYRDQIKKLEELKIHQVSEDSMPVVTIADMEQTVEVMTGIPVGKLKETEQQQMKHLASDLKKHVIGQDEAIDKVSRAIRRNRIGLGNKNRPIGSFLFVGPTGVGKTELAKQLAKELFGHETNMVRFDMSEYMEKHSVSKLIGSPPGYVGYNEAGQLTERVRRNPYSLILLDEVEKAHPDVLHLFLQILEDGRLTDAQGRTVSFKDTLIIMTSNAGTQHVEASVGFGAIKEGTTQSVLNQLTHYFKPEFLNRFDGIVEFKPLSKENLLSIVSLMLDEINIKLQEQGINIETTEETKEKLVELGYDANMGARPLRRTIQEYIEDGIADCYLDNPHAKKLSADLVDDTITITEQIK from the coding sequence ATGCTTTGTAAAAATTGTAAAAAAAATGATGCAACTATCCATTTGCACGCTACACTTAATGGAGAGCAACAACAAATAGATCTATGTCAACAATGTTATCGTGACTTAAAATCCCAAGAAGATCAAATGAACAGAGAAAAATTTGCTCAAGATCCTTATGGCTTTGGTCAACTTAATGACTTTTTTAAACAATTGGCACAACAATCAATGAAACAACAACCAACTATGAAATCCCAACAAGGTGGTGGAGGAAATTCTTCTATCCTTGCAGAATACGGGGAAAACTTAACACAACTTGCGCGTGAGGGAAAAATTGATCCCGTTATCGGGCGTGATGATGAAATAAAACGCGTCATAGAAATATTAAATAGACGAACAAAAAATAATCCTGTATTAATTGGAGAGCCTGGTGTTGGTAAAACAGCAGTCGTTGAAGGATTAGCATTAAGTATTATTAGTGGTGATGTTCCAAGTAAATTAGAAAATAAAGAGGTTATTCGACTTGACGTTGTCTCTCTCGTACAAGGTACCGGTATTAGAGGTCAATTTGAAGAACGTATGAAACAACTGATTACAGAATTAAAATCACAAAAAAATATTATTTTATTTATTGATGAAATCCATGAAATCGTTGGAGCAGGATCAGTTAGTGATGGTTCAATGGATGCTGGAAATATCCTAAAACCTGCTTTAGCTAGAGGGGAATTACAATTAGTTGGAGCAACAACCTTTAATGAATATCGAATCATTGAAAAAGATGCTGCTCTTGAGAGACGTTTGCAACCTGTTACAGTAGATGAGCCTACTATTGACGAGACTATCCATATTTTAAAAGGAATTCAAGAAAAATATGAACAATATCATCATGTAAAATACACAGAAGAAGCTATTGAAGGAGCAGTTCATTTGTCAAATCGTTTTATACAGGACAGACATTTACCTGATAAAGCAATTGATTTGCTCGATGAAACTGGTTCTAAGAAGAATTTAACCATTCCTTCAATCGATCCTAAAATACTTGATTCAAGAATTGCAAGAGCTGAGGCTAATAAACAGATTGCTTCGGAAGAAGAAGATTTTGAAAAAGCAGCCTACTACAGAGATCAAATAAAAAAATTAGAAGAATTAAAAATCCATCAAGTCTCTGAAGATAGTATGCCTGTTGTTACGATTGCTGATATGGAGCAAACTGTAGAAGTGATGACAGGTATTCCAGTAGGTAAATTAAAAGAAACCGAGCAGCAGCAGATGAAACACTTAGCCAGTGACTTGAAAAAACATGTCATCGGACAAGATGAGGCTATTGATAAAGTATCACGTGCTATTAGAAGAAATCGTATTGGTCTAGGTAATAAAAATCGACCAATTGGATCATTCCTTTTTGTCGGTCCAACTGGTGTCGGTAAAACAGAATTAGCTAAACAACTTGCTAAAGAACTATTTGGACATGAAACAAATATGGTTCGTTTTGATATGAGTGAATACATGGAAAAACACAGTGTATCAAAATTAATTGGTTCACCACCTGGATATGTTGGTTACAACGAAGCTGGTCAACTAACCGAAAGAGTGAGAAGAAATCCTTATAGCTTGATTCTATTAGATGAGGTAGAAAAGGCTCATCCTGATGTTTTACATCTCTTTTTACAAATACTAGAAGATGGCCGTTTAACAGATGCTCAAGGTAGAACTGTCAGCTTTAAAGACACTCTCATTATTATGACAAGTAACGCTGGAACACAACATGTTGAAGCAAGTGTTGGCTTTGGTGCTATAAAAGAAGGTACGACTCAATCAGTCCTAAATCAATTAACCCATTACTTTAAGCCAGAATTTCTAAACCGATTTGATGGCATTGTCGAATTTAAACCATTGAGTAAAGAAAATCTGTTGTCTATTGTGTCCTTAATGCTTGATGAAATAAACATAAAATTACAAGAACAAGGTATCAATATTGAAACAACCGAAGAAACAAAAGAAAAACTAGTTGAGCTTGGATATGATGCTAATATGGGGGCAAGACCACTAAGACGTACCATTCAAGAGTATATTGAAGATGGAATTGCTGATTGCTATTTAGATAATCCTCATGCAAAAAAATTATCTGCTGATTTAGTGGATGATACTATTACAATAACTGAACAAATTAAATAA
- a CDS encoding phosphocarrier protein HPr has product MEKKEFHVVADTGIHARPATLLVQTASKFSSDVNLEYKGKSVNLKSIMGVMSLGVGQGADVTITAEGADEADAIAAIEETMKKEGLSE; this is encoded by the coding sequence ATGGAAAAAAAAGAATTTCACGTAGTAGCAGATACAGGTATTCACGCTAGACCAGCAACTTTATTGGTACAAACAGCTAGTAAATTTAGTTCAGATGTAAATTTAGAATACAAAGGTAAATCTGTAAACTTAAAATCAATCATGGGTGTTATGTCATTAGGTGTTGGACAAGGTGCTGATGTGACAATTACAGCTGAAGGTGCTGATGAAGCAGACGCAATCGCAGCCATTGAAGAAACAATGAAAAAAGAAGGGTTATCTGAATAA
- the ptsP gene encoding phosphoenolpyruvate--protein phosphotransferase, with protein MTKQLKGIAVSDGIAVAKAYLLVEPDLSFEKRSVENVEAEAARLSDALSQSTKDLQAIRDKAVKSLGEEEAQVFDAHLMVLSDPELISAIEGNIKDNKVNAESALKDVTDMFIGMFEAMEDNPYMKERAADIRDVTKRIMSHLLGVKLPDLSMIDEEVIIVAEDLTPSDTAQLDRHFVRAFVTNIGGRTSHSAIMARSLEIPAVVGTKEITEYVVEGDILAVDGSEGDVIVNPTDEQVADFKAKEKAFNELKAEWDKLKHAKTVTADGKHFELAGNIGTPKDLDGVLGHGGEAVGLYRTEFLYMDSPDFPTEDEQFEAYKAVLEGMEGKPVVVRTMDIGGDKELPYLKFPEEMNPFLGYRAIRICLAEDQMFRTQLRALLRASVYGNLRIMFPMIATLAEFREAKALLEEEKAKLVAEGVDVSDDIQVGIMIEIPAAAVIADRFAKEVDFFSIGTNDLIQYTMAADRMNERVSYLYQPYNPAILRLIKNVIDSAHAEGKWAGMCGEMAGDQTAVPLLVGLGLDEFSMSATSILRTRSLMSRLDSKKMAELAAKAITDCDTADEVVALVEEYTK; from the coding sequence ATGACAAAACAATTGAAAGGTATTGCCGTTAGTGATGGCATTGCAGTTGCTAAAGCATATCTTTTAGTTGAACCGGATTTATCATTTGAAAAACGTTCAGTTGAAAACGTCGAAGCCGAAGCAGCGCGTCTTTCAGATGCTCTTAGTCAATCAACTAAAGATTTGCAAGCAATTAGAGACAAAGCGGTAAAAAGTTTAGGTGAAGAGGAAGCACAAGTTTTTGATGCACATTTAATGGTTTTATCTGACCCTGAATTGATCAGTGCAATTGAAGGAAATATCAAAGATAACAAAGTTAATGCAGAATCTGCATTAAAAGATGTAACGGATATGTTTATCGGTATGTTTGAGGCTATGGAAGATAACCCTTACATGAAAGAAAGAGCTGCTGATATTCGTGACGTAACAAAACGTATTATGAGTCATTTACTAGGTGTCAAATTACCTGATTTATCAATGATTGATGAAGAAGTTATTATTGTTGCTGAAGACTTAACACCAAGTGACACTGCTCAATTAGATCGTCATTTTGTTCGTGCGTTTGTTACAAATATTGGGGGGCGTACATCTCATTCCGCTATCATGGCACGTTCTTTAGAGATTCCTGCTGTTGTAGGTACAAAAGAAATTACTGAGTATGTTGTTGAAGGTGATATCTTAGCTGTTGATGGTAGTGAAGGTGATGTTATTGTCAACCCTACTGATGAACAAGTTGCTGATTTTAAAGCAAAAGAAAAAGCATTTAATGAATTAAAAGCTGAATGGGATAAATTGAAACATGCTAAAACAGTAACTGCTGATGGCAAACACTTTGAATTAGCTGGAAACATTGGAACACCTAAAGATTTAGATGGTGTGTTAGGTCATGGTGGAGAAGCAGTTGGGTTATACCGTACTGAATTCTTGTACATGGATTCTCCTGATTTTCCGACTGAAGATGAGCAATTTGAAGCCTATAAAGCTGTTTTAGAAGGTATGGAAGGTAAACCGGTCGTGGTTCGTACGATGGATATTGGTGGGGATAAAGAACTACCTTACTTAAAATTCCCAGAAGAAATGAACCCATTCTTAGGTTACCGTGCTATTCGTATTTGTTTAGCAGAAGACCAAATGTTCCGTACTCAATTACGTGCATTGTTACGTGCATCTGTTTATGGAAATCTACGTATTATGTTCCCAATGATTGCTACTTTAGCGGAATTTAGAGAAGCTAAAGCTTTATTGGAAGAAGAAAAAGCTAAATTAGTTGCTGAAGGTGTGGACGTTTCTGATGATATCCAAGTAGGTATTATGATCGAAATTCCAGCCGCGGCGGTAATTGCTGACCGCTTCGCTAAAGAAGTTGATTTCTTTAGTATTGGAACAAATGATTTAATTCAATATACAATGGCAGCAGACCGTATGAACGAACGTGTTTCTTACTTATATCAACCTTATAATCCTGCAATTTTACGTTTAATTAAAAACGTTATTGATTCAGCTCATGCTGAAGGAAAATGGGCTGGTATGTGTGGGGAAATGGCTGGCGATCAAACCGCTGTGCCATTACTAGTTGGTTTAGGATTAGATGAGTTTTCTATGAGTGCAACAAGTATTTTACGTACTCGTAGCTTAATGAGTCGTCTTGATTCTAAAAAAATGGCTGAATTAGCTGCAAAAGCAATTACCGATTGTGATACAGCTGATGAAGTTGTTGCTTTAGTTGAAGAATATACTAAATAA
- a CDS encoding glycosyltransferase family 4 protein, translating to MLRINMFSSADKVKGQGVGSAYIELINMLNKHFSTEFDISINKFKQSDISHYHTVDPQFFISTFFKKKRGTTIGYVHFLPETLEGSLTLFSPFKKVFDWYLIRFYGRMDQLVVVNPTFIPKLVDAGLKEKRITYIPNFVSNKKFYEATIDEKNNWRKNYHISEEKLVILGTGQIQQRKGIDDFVQLAIDNPDVQFIWAGGFSFGKMTDGYERYKKIYDNPPKNLLFTGIVDREEIMKLYNLADVFLLPSYNELFPMSILEAFNCGTPVMLRDLDLYHAIIDEQYISTTNISDMNEAIKKIKDNPEILEEYKEKSKKSALYYSEENVAKIWYDYYKRSAKEEN from the coding sequence TTGTTAAGGATAAATATGTTTTCATCAGCTGATAAAGTGAAAGGCCAAGGGGTTGGAAGTGCCTATATAGAATTAATTAATATGCTCAATAAACATTTTTCAACTGAATTTGATATTTCAATTAATAAATTTAAGCAATCAGATATTTCACATTATCATACTGTGGACCCACAGTTTTTTATTTCGACTTTTTTTAAAAAGAAAAGAGGAACAACGATAGGATATGTTCACTTTTTACCTGAAACGCTTGAGGGGAGTTTGACACTTTTTTCACCATTTAAAAAAGTATTTGATTGGTACCTTATACGTTTTTATGGGAGAATGGATCAATTAGTAGTTGTTAATCCAACCTTTATTCCAAAGTTAGTGGATGCAGGATTAAAAGAAAAGAGAATTACTTATATTCCAAACTTTGTATCAAATAAAAAGTTTTACGAAGCGACTATAGATGAAAAAAATAATTGGCGAAAAAATTACCATATTTCAGAAGAAAAACTGGTTATTTTAGGAACTGGACAAATTCAACAGCGAAAAGGAATTGATGATTTTGTTCAGTTAGCTATTGATAATCCAGACGTTCAATTTATTTGGGCGGGAGGATTTTCATTTGGAAAAATGACAGATGGATATGAACGTTATAAAAAAATATATGACAATCCACCTAAAAATTTATTATTTACTGGAATTGTAGACAGAGAAGAAATTATGAAATTGTATAACTTAGCGGATGTATTTTTATTACCATCATATAATGAACTATTTCCAATGAGTATTTTAGAAGCATTTAATTGTGGTACACCTGTTATGTTAAGAGATTTAGATTTATATCATGCCATTATTGATGAACAGTATATATCAACGACAAATATTTCTGACATGAATGAAGCAATTAAAAAAATCAAAGATAATCCTGAAATATTAGAAGAATATAAGGAGAAGTCGAAAAAATCAGCTTTGTATTATAGTGAAGAAAATGTTGCTAAAATTTGGTATGACTATTATAAAAGAAGTGCTAAGGAGGAGAACTAA